ATTAGATCTTAATCACAAAACGAAAGAATTTGCAAGGCAATCAATTTATGGACAGCAAACATCATTTCAATTACATTCAGTGGATTTTATGAGAAAGGGAAGATAGGGAAGATAGTTTGGAAACCAAATGGATACAAAATAACTCACTTCCATTTTCTCAGGAACTCCATTcctattgtgggctgcatcaccaCATCCACCATTCACAGAAGACTCCTCTTGCTTGGCTTTTTTAGGGTCCTTATTGTCCCTCTCATTGTCTTCTGGTTTCCTCTGTAATGAGGACTTTAAAATTTTAAATACTTTTTACTTAAACATGCTATGCACATCAATAATACAAAATGTGATTGAagatttcaagagttagatttagctcttagcgctaaaggaatcaagggaaatggggaagcagcaggaacggggtagtgatttcagatgatcagccataatcatattgaatggtcatCGAAGGACCGAATAGTCCTTCAAtctacacctatttttctgtttttctAAGATGAATaaaagaaaaactttttttttgcatttgtcAGTACCATGGCTTTCCAAATTTTATACACAACAAAGAAAAGGTCTACAATTTCAAAAGTTAACCATGCTACCATTCAGTTAGCTTCTGTCAAATATTTATTTTGAGCAATTTCATACACTATTTGTGATAGTATGGAGAATGTTAAATTGGGCAGAACACCAGGTGgcgccaacaatctgtctgtcctttctttgttatttttagtacgtgttaaaagtatgttttattgttccttggtttgtttgatGTGGGGGCttggaggaaacattttttcaatctcttaccttgacggaggtgtgattttttccccaaatctctgtccccactgcggcctaacattgtggagttggcggcctctgctggagacagacccggcgctccgggcgcgggagtttgtgaactttaacatcgcggaccttgtgatccctttgccggggatcgaagctccaaccacggggcctgtggactttaacatcgtgaagctcgcaatctctggtaagaagaggccgattcgGCAGCTCTATGCCACGGAGAGTTTCAACTGCCCCGAAGcaagagtttcgatcaccccgacggggcttcgatcgtcggctgcggaggcattgatcgccccgactgcggaaggtttgactgccccgaccgcgggagaacaaagaggaagaagattgaactttattgccttccatcatagtgaggaatgtggataaccctgtagtggatgtttatgttaactttatgtgttagtgtgtcttgttgcttttcacttagtatggctgcatggtaaatcaaatttcactgcaccttaattggtacatgcaacaataatctgaccttgaaaccttaaggtataaaaagttgtgaatttatggaaatcactgccacagaaggcagtggaggccgattcactggatgcattcaaaagaaagttagatagagctcttagggctagcagaatgaagggatatgggccgaaggcaggaacagggcactgattgtggataatcagccatgatcacattgaatggcagtgcttgctcgaggagccaaatggcctactcctgctcctattgtccatGTATATCTATATAAATCAGAACCATCCAATCATTTAAGTACTAGTAACAATTCCATTTCATCCTACTAACCAGTTGAGCTCAGACAGAAAAATCAATACTTCAAAGCCACCTTTATGGAACTGAAAGAACTCTTGGCTTACCTCAGCAGGAATGAATCTTCCCTGCCAAACGTTGAGCAATGATCCCGACTTGATAACAGTTCAAATGTAATCAGAATCTTAAACTTATTAGCACAATTTGCACTCACATAAAATGAACAAATGTATTATAAAGGTTAAAGAactgcttttattttttttaaatggcaagaAACTGCACTCCTCCCCCATACTCACTGACAAACCCTCCTGAAGAACCTTTGAAAACTAATTAGTGAATATTTAACTGATCAAACTGGCTGACCCAGCTCTAATTCTCAGATAACTTAGTGTTAGTTTCCACAGTTCATATAACACAAACCAAGGCACAGCAAAGTCACCACAAATCCAAACAGACTAGTTCAAAGAATAAACTTACCTTTTTCCTTACTAAATGAGAGATGTTAGATACAGAACTTGAGCTTGAGGCAGGAGTTTCATCAGTTTTTCCAGTCAGTACCTACAAAAAAATTCAGGCAATTAATAACAGAACCCAACCTAAAGCATTGCACATTTCCAGTGACGATCAGTTATAACATTTAGATGCTATAGCACTGTTAGTCATGTTCTGTCTTCAAaaagcaggtgtcagaggttaaggggagaaggcagcagaatggggttaggagggagagatagaccagccatgatggaatgacagagtagacttgatggtccgaatggtctaattctactcccatctctTATCTTATGAAAGCAAGTGTTCTGAACTAAAATAGTGAACCAAGGTATGGTTCAAGAGAAAATGCAATATCTACAATTTATGAGCAAATGGTATTAAAAAAATACACTAGAAACAAAAAGCAGAGTATGAAGTCAAAGTACTATTGGGACATAGGCAAAATGGTTAAAAAATGTACATGATATTGCAAGGATTACCTGGCAAAGGTCTAAATAAAGTTGTTTAAATGTTGAGCAAAACAGGCCCTGCAGTCCATATCAGTGCCAACTATGCCTAAACTGTACATTATCCAGATCTCTATACCCTATTAACATGTCTAGATGCCTGTTGAATGTTATGTTGATGATGGATTGCATCccctagcagcacattccaggcaactAACACTGAAAATACTTGTCTTTCAAACTTTCcttctcgccttaaagctatgacctccAGCATTTGGCATTTCCACCTTAGGGGAAAAAATGGATCGCCTACAGTAGCCAAATCCCAATTTTATACATTTAGTTGCCCCCAAGCCTCCGGCATCCATAAAAACTAAAGTTTGTCCATCCTCATTTAAgtcaatgccctctaatccaggaaaCATCCAGATTAACCTCCAcagcaccctctccaatgcttcCTATAATGTGGTAACCAAAACTGTATacatattctaaatgcagcctaatcaaGGTTTTGTACagctacaacatgacttcctgacttttgtactcaatgccctaaaTTAAAGCTTGCTGCATCAATCCACTTGTCTTGTCCCTTTATGGAGTCTGCAGGATTCTTATGCAGAGAACACATCCAAGAACCATGTAGAGTTTGGTCGCCAACCATAAAGATGGCAGCAATGTTCCTTGAACAAAATAAGATCCTGCAGATTGTTCCGTGTCCTTACAGATTGTTCAAACACAAAGGTAGAAAATGAACACATTTTTAATTTGAGAGAATCCAGGTTGTAACACCAGAGTACCATATACAATGATGGAAAATGtatttagaattattttaattTGAGAGAATCCAGGTTGTAACACCAGAGTACCATATACAATGATGGAAAATGTATTTAGAATTCCAGTGAGCGAAACAAATAGTTCAGATGCTTACATGCATAGTTAAGTACAAGTTGTTCAAGAAAAGCAAGATTTGCTTTAGGAAGAAAACAGAATGAGAGAAGATTGAAGTGCAAAGATCACAGACCAATTGGAATACAAGCAGTCTCTACACTCTGGATAATCTTGTTACCAAATATGCTCATCTTTGAATCAAAAATTAATTGGCTTGTGACACTTGCAACACCCACCCTCACTCTCACTGGAACATTTAATCTGAAGAACGAGCCTTTGAAAAGCTTCAAATCATCAAACTCTCAATCTTGAAGGCCCTACTAGTTAATTAACATACACTGACCAAAGTTtcctgaaaagctttggttgctttTCCATCCTTGGATTCTTCTGCATCCTCAATTTTTGCCTTTATTTCTGGCAATAGTTCTTTAAGTTCTTCAATTTCTTGTTTATCTTCAGAAACTGCATCATTATCTTTTGCTGGAGATTTGCCCTTCTCTTCTGCTTTTTCAATCCTTTCCATTAACATAGCTGCAGACAGAGTAAAAAATCTTATCAATAGAACTTCTCAATTTTGAATGATTGATAGCTATAAATTAATCATTCGAAATACACCAATATTAAGCTCCTAAACTTATTAGGCCAAAACTTTACACCAACTCAACTTTTCTGTCCcaaatgatacaaagtgctggaataactcaggtcaggcagtatctctgctaTTCAGCCTGTTGCTATCTGCCTCAGTGCATCTCCCCTATCAGAAATCTCAACACCCGCCATCCACAATACTCTCATCAGGGGCACCGAacaattggcagccccgccaaaagTCTGTATGCTTTTCcgtctttttttaaaaagtttttaatgtgttttaaaagtctgtgtaaatgttctctggcttgttttatgtggggggagggggttgggggaaacttttcagtttcttaccttgccggagatgcgattattttccggatcgcattctccggtcgctCAGCGGCCAAACATCGatcgagctggaggcctcctcggactgttctCTCAACAGGGCAATTTCATCCCTAAACATCCAATGTACCCATCTTGCATCCAGAACCAAAACTGTATATACTCGTTCTAGCAGAGTCTGCGTGGAGTTTACAAATTCCTTGCGACATGTGATTTACCTCCAAGTttcctcatcccaaagatgtgctttgtaggttaattagcttctaaaATTGCCATAAATGTAGAGAgcctgacaataaactcttgaatcttgagcatatgagaaagtgtgataacaattaatgtgaacaggtgatcaatggtcagtgtggattaaaGAGTCCGTTTTATTTGCTACATCTCCAAACCAAACCGAAACTGACACATAAAATTTGCCTAATCTTTTATTTTACTATTTGCCTTTCCCCAATCATAATGTAGAACTTTAACTTGTATGCAAAGGTATCAAGATATCTACAATTTGTCTCACTTTTAAATCGTTCAGATTTTCCATTCCTACCCTTTATCTATTTTATATTCAGTGAACTTGGAACACTATTCCAAACCAGACTACAACAGGCAACCAAGCATGATTTTCATGCAAATTACACCCAGACTTCCTGTCAAACACTATGCATGCCTATATTGTTCAAAGCTGAAGGCTCCAGAATCTTcctggatcaaacttcaaatatcCCTTGTCTATTGCCCACTCTATTGTCCTTAATACTTTCTCTTCATATTTTCTTTCACGGTAACTAAGCTTCAAATTTGAACAATCTCAGTCAAGTTTGGATTCATACCAAAAAAATCTTTAAAAGAGCAAGTCAAGCCCATTTCCCACAATATAAATTTCAAAACAACAACTCAAATTCAAATTATAGAACAATTGAATCATAATCTAATTTTAGTTTCTTATCTTTCCACACAATTCCTTCATTCCTATTATTCTGATATATCAAAATGTCAACAGTGTTCAAACAGTCAAGCTCATTCCAAACAAGTGGCAGCCAGTACATTGCATTCACCTCACCAAGGTAGCAACACAGTTATCCATACAGGATGGCATTCAAATCTCGCCTGCCTTTGACAACAGGATTAGTTTCAAAAAAATGGTATTTTACTCACACAATCTTTTCTCTATAACACTGAAAGACTCTTTGAAGTGTTTGAGAGAAGAATCATGTTGATCATCAAAACTGTATGCCAGCCCCAGTTGGTAATGGGTCTCTGCTAGTAGTCGGTTATGTGGACCAAGGTGCTTTTGCTGAATGTTCAGACATTCATTAAAATCCTCAATGGCCTGTATATAGTTCTCTGAAATAGAAAAAGATCCGTTACTTATTTTATCCAAAACCATACACAATCAGAAAAGTTGTATTTGACATTTAACAACTTACCAGATTCTATTCCCACTTCACCCAGTTTGAGATAAGCCTGTGCTGCGCAGAGTTGTATTTCTTTGGCTTCTTGTCTATAAATGTGAACAAACCTAGATCCAGTCATGTAGATTACAAGATAGTACTGACTTGACCAACTCAAGTATTCAATTCCCATTTAAAATAAGAAATTTAACATTTCAATATTGTGCCAAATACTGAAAATTTACCTTTTGAAGATGACTTTTGCCAATTCAAGCATTTCCCAGGCCAACTGTAAGTTATCAACCTCTTCACTTTCGCCATCCTGCAATAAACAGTTGGCTTACCAGAAAAATACTAGATTAAAATCTTAGTTGGTGTTTGAAGGAAGGGCATCAAACTTACCTTTTCCGCACTGTCTACATTATCATCTTCAGCTTCACAAGTATCTGCTGCACAGGTACCTGGAATTTAACAGAGTTAGGATGTAGATTTAAAATGTTGTTGCTAATAGGAATTGGTACTTTGTATTGCTGGTTAGACACAAGTCCCCTCACTGTGCACATTAAATGTAATAACCAGACTTTGTTTACCACCCATAATTTTTGTCCAAGTTTGAAGTGCCAAATACCATGTTGTTAGTGCCCTGTACCACACCAGTCACTGGAAATATTACTGACCAATCCTGAATCCACTCCAGTTTTGTAAAATTGTGATACTTAACTATGTAActatgtgcagcaggcagtgaagaaagtgaatggtatgttagcattcatagcaaaaggatttgagtataggtgcagggaggttctactgcagctgtacagggtcttggtgagaccacacctggagtattgcatagttttggtctcctaatctgaggaaggacattcttgccatagagggagtacagagaaggttcaccagactgattcctgggatggcaggactttcatatgaagaaagactggatagactcggcttgtactcgctagaatttagaagattgaggggggatcttatagaaacttacaaaattcttaaggggttggacaggctagatgcaagaagattgttcctgatgttggggaagaccagaaaaaggggtcacagtttaaggataaaggggaaatcttttaggactgagatgagaaaaacatttttttacagagtggtgaatctctggaattctctgccacagaatgtagttgaggccagttcattggctatatttaagagggagttagatgtggcccttgtggctaaagggatcaggaggtatggagagaaagcaggtacaggatactgagttggatgatcagccatgatcatattgaatggcggtgcaggctcgaagggccgaatggcctactcctgcacttattttctatgtttctatgtaacccattCAGCAAATGTCCCCTGAAATTTAAATCTTTCATTACTTCACAAATGATCTTTAGTCTTTAATCAATTTAAAATGTGCATTAATGTTCAGTTGAAGCTACTTGTTATAGCCCTTTTCCATCATGATTCAATGCATTacacaaaatgttttttaaatggaaaaaatAATAATACCTGCGGTAATATTACCAGTGATTGGTGCCAAAGTTTGCAACTCCCATGAAACCAGTTTTATACCAAGTGAATAGTAAAAGTTTAAAAACACTTTCAGGCATGCTTTTCATAGTGTAGTGCAAGTGGACAATGTACCAAATGCTTAGAGCATTTGGATACCTGCACCCATTAAGTGGCTACCAAGACAGGCATTTATGAAGTTCTATGCCAATTTAACTGCCAATTGTTAATCAGACCTTGTCCTCTAGATTATACCTTCACCCTCTTCTATTGGTTCCTCACAGCCTGGGTTTCCACCTTGTTCACCATCAATCTTCTCAACCGAGACTTTTTCTTCACTGTCAGCATATATCAGATTTGCTTGTGCTGGTTT
This sequence is a window from Amblyraja radiata isolate CabotCenter1 chromosome 10, sAmbRad1.1.pri, whole genome shotgun sequence. Protein-coding genes within it:
- the LOC116977849 gene encoding nuclear autoantigenic sperm protein isoform X1, which encodes MADQEPSASTSSIAGSGEGTDVGVEPMKLLGVGKRHMVMEDFAAAVNAFQDACRLLSAAHGEIADQCGEAYFCYGKALLELARMERGVLGNALQGVPDADDDDDDDDDDDNDEEETATAEDPKIESTANMDEKEREELREQVYAALAEEEDKPTETKIPTENVSSDQDVVHEEPTSPEKTKVNYPAVDSCTAVSEKGMETEILGDCDEDDKNEPMDVEDSHQKSGDGAKEDVKKILEDKTITGEEVTVPEEGENATADASLESVGKIEQEGKISLPLQKDIEDDQDKAEKPAQANLIYADSEEKVSVEKIDGEQGGNPGCEEPIEEGEGTCAADTCEAEDDNVDSAEKDGESEEVDNLQLAWEMLELAKVIFKRQEAKEIQLCAAQAYLKLGEVGIESENYIQAIEDFNECLNIQQKHLGPHNRLLAETHYQLGLAYSFDDQHDSSLKHFKESFSVIEKRLSMLMERIEKAEEKGKSPAKDNDAVSEDKQEIEELKELLPEIKAKIEDAEESKDGKATKAFQETLVLTGKTDETPASSSSSVSNISHLVRKKSSLQRKPEDNERDNKDPKKAKQEESSVNGGCGDAAHNRNGVPEKMESEEITSPKKSDPEAQSTS